The Natranaeroarchaeum aerophilus DNA window GGCGATCTGTCGTCCGGCGTCGTTGACGTAGTAGTGCCGGTCGACGTCGTAGCCAGCGTAATCGAGGACGCGACAGAGCGCGTCGCCGATGATCGGGTTGCGTGCGCGGCCGACGTGGACGGGGCCGGTCGGATTGGCGCTCGTGTGCTCGACGACGACGCTCGTCTCGCGGTCGTCGAGGCGGCCGAACCCGTCGGACTGGGCCGCCTCGAGCGTGTCGGCGAAGTACCGGTCGCTCGGCAGGACGTTGACGTACGGTCCCTGCGTCGTGACGGCGGCGATATACTCGTACTCGTCGGCGTCGATCTCGTCTGCGATGTCGGCAGCCACCTTCGGTGGCGGTGCGCCGACCTCGCCAGCCAGCCGGTAGGCGACGCTCGACGCCAGCACGGCGTCGACGTCCTCGGGCGGCTCCTCGATGCCCAGATCGTCGTCGGGCAGGTCGAGCGTGTCGAGCGCGCTCGCCAGCGCGTCGGCCACTTCGTCGCGGATAGAGAGGAACATGTCCCTCCCTATTCGAGCGCCGGATATAGGACTGACGAGTTCTCCCGCTCAGACCGGCGTCGGATCGGGCCTGACGCCCGGAACGTCCTCGACCGCCTGCCCGTTTTCGAGTGCCCGTAAACACTCCATGACCGGGTGGGTCGTTTCGGCATCATCACAGGGGTACACCCCGTGCAACCGGTCGCCTTCGCGGAGGACGAGACAGAGTACTGGCAGGAACATCACCGTCCGACCGGCAGCCCCTCGCCGTACTCGGAAGAACCGATCGACCGAGCGATCGGTGTCTTCCATCGCACGCTGTAACTCCCTGTACAGCGCCACCTCTTCGGGGAGTCCCCCACGACCCCCCTGTCGAAAGCAGACTTTCCGGCTCCAGTGGGTGACCGTCACCTCGTCGACGATCCCGGCCTCCTGTAGCCCGTACAGTCGATCCAGTATCGCCTCCTGCTGGCGCTGAGCGGCGTCCGGCGTGAACCCGCGCATATACACCTCGACTCGAAGCTGTTCGTTGTCCATATCTCCCCCTGCACATCTCTACCACAGGATCGTGTAAAGCCCTTTCCCGACCCCTATTTTTTCCGACGGGTACGTGAAACGAACTGTTCGGTTGTGGACAGTAGCTCTACACCTGGCGGCCACCGCCCGCGCGTCACGTTGAAAACGATGGCCCGCTAACGGGGTCGTATGCATTTCAACCAGCGCACGCAGGACGCACTGCGCGAGGCCGGTCTCGACGTCGACGACCTCAAGCGGACCTCCGAGGCGGTCGTCGATTCGACCCGACAGACGGCCGACGAACTGGAATCTTTCTTCGGCGACG harbors:
- a CDS encoding HTH domain-containing protein codes for the protein MDNEQLRVEVYMRGFTPDAAQRQQEAILDRLYGLQEAGIVDEVTVTHWSRKVCFRQGGRGGLPEEVALYRELQRAMEDTDRSVDRFFRVRRGAAGRTVMFLPVLCLVLREGDRLHGVYPCDDAETTHPVMECLRALENGQAVEDVPGVRPDPTPV